In the Helianthus annuus cultivar XRQ/B chromosome 11, HanXRQr2.0-SUNRISE, whole genome shotgun sequence genome, one interval contains:
- the LOC110890111 gene encoding uncharacterized protein LOC110890111 isoform X2, with translation MQVERLQIDCIKEMAMTSSYCPTTPGNHWVLAVLNLKTTTCYYLDSLQPRSVDEQLRQIIDTAMAVYASESGANIRVKLVWINARPGGTECGYYVMKFMKEIAYEGVEILDNDNVGKGVEEYSAADMDGIREDWSTYAVNSIFKL, from the exons ATGCAAGTAGAGCGGTTGCAGATCGATTGTATAAAAGAAATGGCAATGACATCATCCTATTGCCCTACAACCCCGGG AAACCATTGGGTGTTGGCAGTACTAAACCTGAAAACAACTACTTGCTATTATCTTGATTCCTTACAGCCTAGAAGTGTCGATGAGCAGTTGAGGCAAATTATTGATAC GGCAATGGCCGTGTATGCTTCAGAAAGTGGTGCCAACATAAGGGTTAAACTCGTATGGATTAACGCTAGG CCAGGAGGCACTGAATGCGGCTACTATGTGATGAAGTTCATGAAGGAGATAGCTTACGAAGGAGTTGAAATACTTGACAATGATAAT GTTGGGAAAGGAGTAGAAGAATACTCGGCTGCGGATATGGATGGCATTCGTGAGGATTGGTCGACTTATGCGGTTAACTCTATTTTTAAGTTATAA
- the LOC110890111 gene encoding uncharacterized protein LOC110890111 isoform X1 — protein MQVERLQIDCIKEMAMTSSYCPTTPGNHWVLAVLNLKTTTCYYLDSLQPRSVDEQLRQIIDTAMAVYASESGANIRVKLVWINARCPRQPGGTECGYYVMKFMKEIAYEGVEILDNDNVGKGVEEYSAADMDGIREDWSTYAVNSIFKL, from the exons ATGCAAGTAGAGCGGTTGCAGATCGATTGTATAAAAGAAATGGCAATGACATCATCCTATTGCCCTACAACCCCGGG AAACCATTGGGTGTTGGCAGTACTAAACCTGAAAACAACTACTTGCTATTATCTTGATTCCTTACAGCCTAGAAGTGTCGATGAGCAGTTGAGGCAAATTATTGATAC GGCAATGGCCGTGTATGCTTCAGAAAGTGGTGCCAACATAAGGGTTAAACTCGTATGGATTAACGCTAGG TGTCCACGTCAGCCAGGAGGCACTGAATGCGGCTACTATGTGATGAAGTTCATGAAGGAGATAGCTTACGAAGGAGTTGAAATACTTGACAATGATAAT GTTGGGAAAGGAGTAGAAGAATACTCGGCTGCGGATATGGATGGCATTCGTGAGGATTGGTCGACTTATGCGGTTAACTCTATTTTTAAGTTATAA